In Agrobacterium tumefaciens, one genomic interval encodes:
- a CDS encoding CoA transferase encodes MSGILAGRTVLELGSMIAAPFATHILQQLGASIIKIEPPGGETTRRLVRGGPSGTYIAYNRGKKSICLNMQTEEGARIFRELVASADVVLHNLSPSAAKKMHVTFKDCEAIKPGIVFCHIKGYGQGPQSEEIASNPIAEAATGVMFANRPAGKPARLGPSYHDQFAGCYAVIGVLSALLDANASPERRNIELGLYETGLHIAARELVGIQLKSQITGRPEQEPSPEFSMPGYGAYETSDGRWIYLVMLNDEHWRKFSFASGLETDPELATLRQRRKQRPIVEDIVTKAVGAKTYSALAAALTIAGVGFTEVLPGDAVLDAEQANNPPKYTSLPFASFTFDAPDFPVSSAVDKADLEAPPPLLGEQTVALLRQAGYLDGDIDRLIESGAVDSSSSVEDLWNTGNNVTTVAAR; translated from the coding sequence ATGAGTGGCATATTAGCAGGCAGAACCGTACTGGAGCTCGGCAGCATGATCGCAGCTCCTTTTGCAACGCATATCCTTCAGCAACTGGGGGCAAGCATCATAAAGATTGAGCCGCCAGGGGGAGAAACAACGCGCAGACTCGTCCGAGGCGGACCAAGCGGGACTTACATTGCTTACAACAGAGGAAAAAAAAGCATCTGCCTGAACATGCAGACTGAAGAAGGGGCGCGCATTTTCCGTGAACTTGTCGCCAGCGCCGACGTCGTTCTGCATAACCTGTCGCCAAGCGCAGCAAAAAAAATGCACGTCACTTTCAAAGATTGTGAAGCAATAAAGCCCGGCATCGTCTTTTGCCACATCAAAGGCTATGGTCAGGGGCCACAGTCCGAAGAAATCGCATCAAACCCCATCGCGGAAGCGGCAACCGGGGTCATGTTCGCCAACCGGCCTGCAGGAAAGCCTGCTCGACTGGGCCCGTCCTATCACGACCAGTTTGCTGGCTGCTATGCGGTGATCGGCGTGCTTTCTGCCCTTCTCGATGCCAACGCATCACCAGAGCGCCGAAACATCGAGCTGGGTCTTTATGAGACCGGACTACACATTGCGGCAAGAGAGCTTGTCGGTATCCAGTTAAAGTCCCAGATTACCGGGCGCCCCGAACAGGAGCCGTCTCCGGAATTCAGCATGCCTGGCTATGGTGCGTATGAGACCTCTGATGGACGGTGGATCTATCTGGTCATGCTTAATGACGAACACTGGCGAAAATTCAGTTTTGCCTCAGGATTGGAAACCGACCCTGAACTTGCCACGCTGAGGCAACGACGAAAGCAAAGACCAATTGTTGAAGACATCGTGACGAAGGCAGTAGGCGCAAAAACCTATTCAGCGCTGGCCGCAGCGCTGACGATCGCCGGCGTCGGATTTACGGAGGTTCTTCCTGGCGACGCGGTGCTTGACGCAGAGCAGGCGAACAACCCTCCGAAATACACTTCTCTGCCCTTTGCTTCCTTCACGTTCGACGCGCCAGATTTTCCTGTTTCATCAGCTGTCGACAAAGCAGACCTTGAGGCCCCTCCTCCTCTTTTGGGAGAACAGACGGTGGCACTGCTTCGTCAGGCGGGTTACTTGGACGGTGATATCGATAGGTTAATTGAGAGCGGCGCCGTCGATAGCTCAAGTAGTGTGGAAGATTTGTGGAACACTGGAAACAACGTTACCACCGTCGCCGCTCGTTGA
- a CDS encoding SDR family oxidoreductase, with protein sequence MMNIPISAPARLDGRVALITGATGGIGKATAYALAQAGATVVATDIAEHAEFDNPAIEYAKYDVTSASQTKSVIADIMARYGQLDILILCAGTITHRPLTESTDDEWRAMLDVNLMGVVNPLREIYPIMASAGGGKIVALGSIAAKIGGVASGPAYVAAKSAVHGLMKWVAKAGASKGVYASVIAPGPVETPMWNTVTQRAAPSANGNVPLGRYGQPEDIAQAILFLCSPASNWITGTVLDVNGGMLMD encoded by the coding sequence TTGATGAATATACCAATTAGTGCCCCTGCTCGTCTTGATGGGCGTGTCGCCCTCATAACGGGCGCAACCGGCGGGATTGGCAAGGCCACCGCCTACGCGCTTGCACAGGCGGGTGCTACCGTAGTTGCAACCGACATTGCCGAGCACGCAGAATTTGACAATCCTGCTATCGAATATGCGAAGTACGATGTGACTTCGGCTTCGCAAACGAAGTCTGTGATCGCCGATATTATGGCGCGTTACGGTCAACTCGACATTCTGATCCTTTGTGCCGGCACAATCACCCATCGCCCTCTGACGGAATCGACCGATGACGAATGGCGCGCAATGCTTGACGTCAATCTTATGGGCGTCGTCAATCCTCTTCGTGAAATATATCCCATTATGGCCAGCGCTGGTGGAGGTAAGATCGTTGCACTTGGGTCTATCGCGGCAAAGATAGGGGGCGTGGCATCGGGCCCAGCCTATGTTGCCGCCAAATCCGCTGTACACGGACTAATGAAATGGGTGGCAAAAGCTGGAGCATCAAAAGGTGTCTATGCGAGCGTCATCGCACCTGGGCCGGTCGAGACACCAATGTGGAACACGGTCACCCAGCGTGCCGCACCTTCTGCCAATGGCAATGTGCCGCTTGGACGATACGGCCAGCCCGAAGATATCGCCCAAGCCATACTCTTCCTTTGTTCGCCAGCATCGAACTGGATCACCGGAACGGTGCTCGATGTGAATGGCGGCATGCTGATGGATTGA
- a CDS encoding NAD(P)-dependent oxidoreductase — MTDNFTIGFVGLGVMGGAMCRNVALKHPGRVIAFDMNDEAFSILDGTNAERAASIAAVSAHSDFILLSLPGGPQVKAVADEVGRHGRSGATIVDLSTTPVALARQIADELSQLGLNFVDAPVARTREAAQRGELSIMVGATKDVFDKVKPILEYMATDITHGGEVGAGQVLKLVNNMLVFEHVVTLAEMIVLGERAGVKAETLLDAVSKGSGDSFVLRNHGRKAMLPRQFPERSFPPEYVLKDIDYVFQLAAETGVPLKAAETVRRYYEMAIEKGLGGQYFPGVIRLVEDGSMSEVPA; from the coding sequence ATGACAGATAATTTCACGATAGGTTTCGTCGGGCTGGGCGTCATGGGTGGCGCTATGTGTCGCAACGTAGCACTCAAGCATCCCGGCCGCGTCATCGCGTTCGATATGAACGACGAAGCGTTCTCCATATTGGATGGCACGAATGCTGAACGAGCAGCGTCGATCGCTGCAGTCAGTGCTCACTCCGATTTTATACTTCTATCACTGCCGGGCGGGCCGCAGGTCAAGGCCGTGGCCGACGAGGTTGGAAGACATGGGCGATCCGGTGCCACGATCGTCGATCTTTCGACCACGCCCGTCGCGCTCGCCAGACAAATCGCGGATGAGCTCAGCCAGTTGGGGTTGAACTTCGTTGACGCGCCTGTGGCGCGAACGCGCGAGGCAGCCCAGCGCGGCGAGCTCAGCATCATGGTTGGTGCGACAAAAGACGTGTTCGACAAGGTCAAGCCCATCCTCGAATATATGGCAACCGATATTACCCACGGTGGAGAGGTTGGTGCCGGGCAGGTGCTCAAGCTCGTCAACAACATGCTTGTCTTTGAACATGTCGTGACACTCGCAGAGATGATCGTGCTGGGCGAACGTGCGGGCGTGAAAGCTGAAACCCTTCTCGACGCCGTCTCGAAGGGGTCCGGCGACAGCTTCGTGCTGCGCAATCATGGCCGAAAGGCAATGTTGCCGCGGCAATTCCCTGAACGTTCTTTTCCACCTGAATATGTCTTGAAGGACATCGACTACGTGTTCCAGCTTGCCGCCGAGACGGGCGTGCCGCTCAAGGCGGCGGAGACCGTGCGACGCTATTATGAAATGGCCATCGAGAAAGGGCTTGGCGGCCAATATTTCCCAGGCGTGATCCGGCTTGTCGAAGATGGAAGCATGTCCGAGGTGCCGGCATGA
- a CDS encoding type II toxin-antitoxin system prevent-host-death family antitoxin translates to MRRFTMSDLNKQVGDATDAASREPIVLTKHRKPRFVLMSYEHYERLRSGGDRRKPHRATDMPDEHVELFSAEIDRLARGEGYGDEP, encoded by the coding sequence ATGCGCCGTTTCACGATGAGTGACCTCAACAAGCAGGTTGGCGATGCCACAGATGCTGCGAGCCGTGAGCCGATAGTTCTCACCAAACATAGGAAGCCACGCTTCGTATTGATGAGCTATGAGCATTATGAACGACTGCGCAGCGGTGGCGATCGCCGCAAGCCTCATCGGGCGACGGACATGCCCGATGAGCATGTAGAGCTGTTTAGTGCAGAAATCGATCGGTTGGCGCGTGGTGAAGGGTACGGCGATGAGCCGTGA
- a CDS encoding MarR family transcriptional regulator, with protein MNREKRQERLDVALGRMLKNAEDALESAARQGKMHPTDLRCLSLLASSPAPMSPKDIVSKLGLTSGSGTALFDRLERLGFTRRIPNCDDRRSVLIELDRTAASEPLSLLVELRNRYRNVTARFSDEKLDVISEYLEEVSKLTPFSDGSQS; from the coding sequence ATGAATCGGGAAAAGCGGCAGGAACGGCTGGATGTCGCCTTGGGTAGGATGCTCAAGAACGCGGAGGATGCGCTCGAGTCGGCTGCTCGCCAAGGCAAGATGCACCCGACAGATCTTCGATGCCTGTCGTTGCTTGCATCATCACCTGCGCCAATGAGTCCAAAAGATATCGTTTCGAAGCTTGGACTTACGTCCGGGTCTGGAACGGCGCTGTTCGACAGGCTGGAAAGATTGGGCTTTACTCGAAGAATTCCCAATTGCGACGACCGGCGTAGTGTACTGATCGAATTGGACCGCACCGCCGCCAGTGAACCGTTGTCGTTGTTGGTCGAACTGCGCAACAGGTACAGGAACGTCACTGCGCGATTTTCAGATGAAAAACTCGACGTAATATCGGAATATCTCGAGGAGGTTTCGAAACTCACGCCGTTTTCTGACGGATCTCAGTCCTGA
- a CDS encoding plasmid stabilization protein gives MAAVTIRNISDETHRALRARAAHHGRSTEAEIRDILEAAVRPSGRVKLGSLLAAIGRDAELSNSDVEALHQQRDRTPAEPMTFE, from the coding sequence ATGGCAGCGGTCACCATTCGAAACATCTCTGATGAAACGCATCGGGCGTTACGCGCAAGAGCAGCTCACCACGGCCGGAGCACCGAAGCCGAAATTCGTGACATCCTTGAAGCTGCTGTTCGTCCATCTGGACGCGTGAAACTTGGATCACTGCTCGCGGCCATCGGACGTGACGCCGAATTATCAAATAGTGACGTTGAAGCTCTGCACCAGCAGCGCGACAGGACCCCGGCAGAACCGATGACTTTTGAATGA
- a CDS encoding type II toxin-antitoxin system ParD family antitoxin, whose protein sequence is MPNVEKVSVSMTPQHAELLRDAVSSGAYASGSEVVREAMRDWSAKWTQKREDIVKLRAMWEEGKASGPAAEVDFDAVLDEAREEIASATPHAR, encoded by the coding sequence ATGCCGAATGTTGAAAAGGTCAGCGTTTCGATGACGCCTCAACACGCAGAATTGCTCCGTGATGCTGTAAGCAGTGGAGCGTATGCTAGCGGAAGCGAAGTCGTTCGCGAAGCCATGCGTGACTGGTCAGCCAAATGGACGCAGAAGCGCGAAGATATCGTCAAGCTACGTGCGATGTGGGAAGAAGGCAAAGCCAGTGGGCCGGCTGCCGAAGTGGATTTTGATGCTGTGCTGGATGAAGCACGCGAGGAAATAGCGTCCGCCACTCCTCATGCCCGTTAA
- a CDS encoding ABC transporter ATP-binding protein, translating into MDAHSKLLKGNSISLSFGGINVLKGLNVEFRSGEITGLIGPNGAGKTSLFNCLTGAYQPQGGSITYDGRPLDGLSPAARASRGVVRSFQTVALCPDLTVTENVMMGLARNYHAGWASVFLPLAGGRRETAEMKQAALETLSSLGLAEAAGLFPQQLPPGMQRLVEIARAIVGKPSVLLLDEPAAGLNNAETRDLTRTLKSIASPDLVMVVVEHDMDLVMSLCDRIYVINFGEVVTCGAPDAVRTNERVVSVYLGSDDD; encoded by the coding sequence ATGGACGCACATAGCAAGTTGCTCAAGGGAAACTCGATATCACTCTCCTTTGGCGGCATCAATGTTCTGAAGGGGTTGAATGTCGAGTTCAGGTCGGGGGAAATTACCGGTTTGATTGGACCAAATGGCGCCGGAAAGACGAGCCTTTTCAACTGCCTGACCGGTGCCTATCAGCCTCAGGGCGGTTCCATCACATATGACGGCCGGCCGCTTGATGGCTTGTCTCCTGCAGCCAGAGCCTCGCGAGGCGTCGTTCGCAGCTTCCAGACCGTCGCCCTTTGCCCCGACCTGACCGTTACCGAAAATGTGATGATGGGACTTGCGAGGAATTATCACGCCGGGTGGGCGAGCGTCTTTCTTCCGCTCGCAGGTGGCCGACGAGAAACCGCCGAGATGAAGCAGGCGGCATTGGAAACCTTGTCGAGCCTCGGGCTTGCCGAAGCCGCTGGCCTCTTTCCTCAGCAACTGCCGCCAGGCATGCAGCGTCTTGTGGAAATTGCCCGTGCCATAGTTGGCAAGCCATCGGTCTTGCTTCTCGACGAACCCGCCGCCGGGCTCAACAATGCGGAGACACGGGATCTCACACGAACTTTGAAGAGCATCGCATCTCCTGATCTGGTCATGGTTGTTGTCGAACATGACATGGATCTCGTCATGTCGCTTTGCGACAGGATCTACGTGATCAACTTCGGCGAGGTCGTCACATGCGGGGCCCCCGATGCCGTGCGCACCAATGAAAGAGTTGTCTCAGTTTATCTCGGGAGCGACGATGACTAG
- a CDS encoding branched-chain amino acid ABC transporter permease: MSDTTATLHAQRAHSTAFRAMVTEVRLDALILFVLLVLPLIISGSWRYALGLCFANSIGVLAVSVLVRYGGEVSIGHSFFAAIGAYSVAILEAHLGMPLAVSLPVAIVAGTLFGVLFAWPSRRLSGIYLAVSTMALALALPEIIISADRWTGGFEGLYVSKPLLPGLPVEPQRYYVTLIALACIVYALVQLRRSRQGRALLLARTHPAAAEAFGTRPAWARVSVLGISGGIAAISGAMLAFASSAVSPTGYTFWSSIFLLVGSVVSFYGLTLTRALIGGAFLTLVPQVLASSGAWIPVFYGVALIGVVLLGHFSPKIAQRVARSREGT, from the coding sequence GTGTCTGACACTACCGCGACACTCCACGCGCAGCGTGCACATTCAACGGCATTTCGGGCGATGGTGACAGAAGTACGGCTCGATGCACTGATCCTTTTCGTTTTGCTGGTTCTACCGCTGATAATTTCCGGTTCATGGCGATATGCCCTTGGCCTTTGCTTTGCCAACAGCATCGGCGTGCTAGCGGTCAGCGTGCTGGTTCGCTATGGCGGAGAGGTCTCCATCGGTCATAGCTTCTTTGCTGCCATTGGTGCCTATTCCGTTGCGATTTTGGAAGCGCATTTGGGGATGCCGCTTGCCGTTTCTCTTCCCGTCGCCATCGTTGCCGGCACGCTCTTTGGTGTCCTCTTCGCCTGGCCATCGCGTCGACTTTCGGGGATATACCTTGCGGTTTCCACCATGGCCCTGGCGCTTGCCTTGCCCGAGATCATCATAAGTGCTGACCGCTGGACGGGTGGTTTCGAAGGGCTCTACGTCTCGAAGCCGCTTCTTCCAGGCCTGCCGGTCGAACCGCAACGCTATTATGTTACGCTGATTGCGCTAGCCTGCATCGTCTATGCGTTGGTGCAGCTACGACGGTCCAGACAGGGACGTGCTCTGTTACTTGCAAGGACACATCCGGCCGCGGCAGAAGCCTTCGGGACACGGCCAGCTTGGGCCAGGGTGAGTGTCCTGGGGATCAGTGGCGGTATTGCCGCGATCTCGGGTGCGATGCTCGCCTTTGCGAGCTCTGCCGTCTCGCCGACGGGCTACACATTCTGGTCGTCTATCTTCCTGCTCGTCGGATCCGTGGTCAGCTTCTATGGGCTCACCTTGACCCGGGCTTTGATTGGCGGCGCCTTCCTCACACTTGTTCCGCAGGTTCTGGCAAGTTCGGGGGCCTGGATCCCTGTCTTTTACGGTGTTGCTCTGATTGGCGTCGTTCTTCTCGGGCATTTCTCACCGAAGATCGCACAACGGGTGGCCAGAAGCCGGGAGGGGACGTGA
- a CDS encoding ABC transporter ATP-binding protein, translating to MTSLLSVKNLSVFYGAGAQAVENVSFDVQAAKVTALLGANGAGKSSIMKAIAGLVSFRGSIVYEGEDIDKLTTRERVRRGIVYVPERREIVGDLSVRENLILGGYQIAASERRRRMDTILELFPEIAGKLSGGAWRLSGGEQQMLAIGRGLMSGPRLLLLDEPSLGLAPLLVRRVFERLGAIRGDGDLAIVLVEQNLRMTMRLCDDLHFLRSGRLVGYRRAEELQDTAARQQAIDTFLGATSVSEGEHDKAYA from the coding sequence ATGACTAGCCTCCTATCTGTCAAAAACCTCTCTGTTTTCTATGGAGCAGGCGCTCAGGCCGTAGAGAACGTCAGTTTTGACGTTCAGGCCGCCAAGGTTACTGCTCTTCTTGGGGCGAACGGCGCAGGCAAATCGTCGATCATGAAGGCGATTGCAGGACTGGTCTCCTTCCGCGGCAGCATCGTCTATGAAGGCGAAGACATTGACAAGCTGACGACGCGCGAGCGGGTTCGACGCGGAATTGTCTACGTGCCGGAACGACGTGAAATCGTCGGAGATCTCAGTGTACGTGAAAACCTGATTTTGGGCGGATATCAGATAGCCGCCTCGGAGAGGCGACGGCGGATGGACACCATCCTTGAGCTCTTCCCCGAAATAGCGGGCAAACTCAGTGGTGGTGCCTGGCGCTTGAGTGGCGGCGAGCAGCAGATGCTGGCAATCGGCAGGGGGTTGATGTCTGGGCCGAGGCTGCTGTTGCTGGATGAACCCTCCCTAGGTCTGGCGCCACTCCTTGTGAGACGTGTCTTTGAGAGGCTTGGCGCGATTCGTGGTGACGGAGATCTGGCAATCGTTCTCGTCGAACAGAACCTTAGAATGACAATGCGTCTATGTGACGATCTGCACTTTCTCCGCAGCGGGCGTTTGGTCGGCTATCGACGTGCCGAAGAGCTGCAAGACACTGCGGCGCGCCAGCAGGCCATCGACACATTTCTTGGCGCGACATCGGTCTCAGAGGGTGAACATGACAAAGCATATGCCTGA
- a CDS encoding ABC transporter substrate-binding protein: MLPGITRLLVTAGALAVSLASSGAALAQEKGIDLEKKIVTVGAFTPVTGPVPFYSVLTHAADAYFKHLNENGGVKGWTINYITYDDGYDPARSVAVSRKLVEEDGAFALSAPVGTATNVAAIPYAKEKKVPMIGPIGGASAFFVEPNVFPLLPDYGWSAASNLDYAVKDLGLKKIALLWENDELGKSAKRGFDLYMKELGLEPAESVPFDVKTTSFSPHIRRVANSGAEAVILFGSNANLAAALKAADLQALDVKWFAPFFTADPSTVKLAGDLLNGTYFSSWLLPVSSDEAEVKAYRESVAKYYPNDPVGVFGLNGWSNAALFAKGFEALLDSGKPLTGENLIAALETLDNASVGGAQGVSFKAGDHRGTRQEGIIQAKDGKFELVREFRPYPTAVFDAPAQ, translated from the coding sequence ATGTTGCCAGGTATCACTCGACTGCTTGTAACCGCTGGCGCGCTTGCTGTGTCGCTGGCGAGCTCTGGAGCTGCGTTGGCTCAAGAGAAGGGAATAGATCTCGAAAAAAAGATCGTCACCGTTGGAGCATTTACCCCGGTGACGGGCCCCGTTCCCTTCTATTCCGTATTGACCCACGCTGCAGACGCATATTTCAAGCATCTCAACGAGAACGGCGGGGTCAAGGGCTGGACTATCAATTACATCACCTATGATGATGGTTACGATCCGGCACGCAGTGTGGCGGTCAGCCGCAAGCTCGTTGAGGAGGATGGCGCTTTTGCGTTGTCCGCGCCGGTAGGAACTGCGACCAATGTCGCTGCAATTCCTTATGCGAAGGAAAAGAAGGTGCCGATGATCGGACCGATCGGCGGTGCGAGCGCATTTTTTGTAGAGCCGAACGTGTTTCCACTCTTGCCGGACTATGGTTGGTCGGCAGCGTCGAACCTTGATTACGCCGTGAAAGATCTCGGTCTTAAGAAAATTGCGCTTCTTTGGGAGAACGACGAGCTCGGCAAATCTGCTAAACGCGGCTTCGACCTCTATATGAAAGAACTCGGGCTTGAACCCGCGGAATCGGTGCCGTTCGATGTGAAGACAACGAGTTTCAGCCCTCATATCCGGCGTGTCGCGAATTCGGGTGCTGAGGCGGTCATATTATTTGGCTCCAACGCTAATCTTGCTGCTGCGCTCAAGGCGGCGGACCTGCAGGCACTCGATGTGAAATGGTTTGCTCCCTTCTTCACTGCTGATCCATCAACGGTAAAGTTGGCAGGAGACCTCTTGAATGGAACATATTTCTCCTCGTGGTTGCTGCCGGTCAGCAGCGATGAAGCAGAGGTGAAGGCTTATCGCGAATCCGTGGCGAAGTATTACCCGAACGATCCTGTCGGCGTTTTCGGCCTGAATGGCTGGAGCAACGCTGCCCTGTTTGCAAAGGGCTTTGAAGCTTTGCTCGACAGCGGAAAACCATTGACCGGCGAAAACCTCATCGCGGCTCTCGAAACGTTGGACAACGCTTCTGTGGGTGGCGCGCAAGGCGTATCGTTCAAGGCTGGAGATCATCGCGGTACACGCCAGGAAGGCATCATCCAGGCGAAGGACGGGAAATTCGAACTAGTGCGCGAGTTTCGTCCCTATCCAACGGCCGTCTTCGACGCTCCCGCTCAATAA
- a CDS encoding branched-chain amino acid ABC transporter permease, with the protein MNGVYSFILDLFPLVWSGIVTGCLYALGALGLVMIFKSSRVVNFSHGNIAGLAAFLIYGFSSGTLLSLSWGSAVLLAVLIVVAIAFLSYAIIAPIMGASDLTATITTLGIGLIAQGVTLLMFGADIVPLELPLPRFSATILGLRITGYDLTVLAVAVVTIVTLFFVIDYTKLGVAFRAISANPVAAEICGLNLRSIHLFAWIVSAVLGVIGALLIVPTTFLSSTTVATFMLQAFAAAVLGGFGSLPGALAGGVLIGILMNLFTFYVSPEFTNTFLLVVILGALNLFPNGLFARAGGSRV; encoded by the coding sequence ATGAACGGCGTCTACAGCTTTATTCTCGATCTTTTTCCACTGGTGTGGTCGGGCATCGTCACTGGCTGTCTTTACGCACTCGGTGCGTTGGGTCTGGTGATGATCTTCAAAAGCTCACGGGTGGTAAATTTCTCCCACGGCAACATCGCGGGGCTTGCTGCCTTCCTGATCTACGGATTCTCCAGCGGCACTCTCTTGAGCCTTTCCTGGGGGAGTGCCGTGCTGCTCGCTGTCCTGATCGTTGTCGCCATTGCATTCCTTAGTTACGCGATCATTGCACCAATCATGGGGGCGTCCGACCTCACTGCTACGATTACCACGCTTGGCATTGGCCTTATCGCGCAAGGCGTGACGCTTCTCATGTTCGGCGCGGATATTGTGCCGCTCGAACTGCCGCTTCCGCGGTTTAGTGCCACAATCCTCGGTCTTCGCATCACCGGATACGACCTTACCGTCCTGGCCGTTGCAGTCGTTACGATTGTCACCCTCTTTTTCGTAATTGACTACACCAAGCTGGGTGTTGCTTTTCGTGCAATATCGGCAAATCCCGTTGCTGCGGAGATTTGCGGTCTTAACCTCCGCTCAATTCACCTCTTTGCGTGGATCGTTTCTGCGGTGCTCGGTGTCATCGGCGCGCTTTTGATCGTACCAACAACGTTTCTGAGTTCGACCACGGTGGCAACGTTCATGCTGCAGGCATTTGCAGCTGCGGTCCTGGGGGGCTTCGGGAGCTTGCCTGGAGCGCTTGCTGGCGGGGTATTGATCGGCATCCTCATGAACCTCTTCACATTCTACGTGTCGCCCGAGTTCACCAACACGTTTCTCCTTGTGGTCATTCTGGGTGCCCTGAACCTCTTTCCAAATGGACTTTTTGCCAGAGCAGGAGGCAGCCGTGTCTGA
- a CDS encoding Fic family protein, with amino-acid sequence MTYIWQSKLWPKFEWSINHLASRIAAVRLDQGRLIGRVESLGFRTREATFLRALTDDVVKSSAIEGEQLDEQQVRSSLARRLGIDIDGFVTPNRSVEGIVHITLDATINCVEPLTAERLFQWHAALFPTGRNEWGHRLRVGDWRDDSGGRMEIVSGAFGHEKVHYVAPPADSVEAEMSAFLEWFNGSHELDPLIKAAIAHLWFVAIHPFGDGNGRITRAIADMTLARGGGGVQRLYSMSAAIERSRIGYYEALQSITSVESLDITSWIEWFLDRLGNAVSEALLTLDNVILKNDFWHTHAASELNPRQAKVINRLLEGNFQGKLTSTKWAKLTNASQDTASRDIADLIAKGVLQKGEAGGRSTAYELVLNFSANHPPRPG; translated from the coding sequence ATGACTTATATCTGGCAGTCTAAGCTATGGCCGAAATTCGAGTGGAGCATTAACCACCTCGCATCAAGGATTGCGGCCGTACGCCTTGATCAAGGACGACTTATTGGTCGCGTCGAGAGCCTCGGCTTTCGTACGCGCGAGGCGACATTTCTCCGAGCTTTAACTGATGACGTCGTAAAGTCCTCAGCGATCGAGGGAGAGCAACTGGATGAGCAACAAGTGCGATCCTCGCTCGCCAGGCGGCTTGGTATCGATATCGATGGCTTCGTTACGCCAAACCGCTCGGTTGAGGGTATCGTCCATATCACGCTCGATGCCACAATCAATTGCGTGGAACCACTGACCGCAGAGCGACTATTCCAATGGCATGCGGCCCTGTTTCCGACTGGCCGCAACGAATGGGGCCATAGGCTTCGTGTCGGCGATTGGCGGGACGATTCCGGCGGCCGTATGGAAATCGTTTCTGGTGCATTTGGGCATGAAAAAGTTCATTATGTCGCTCCGCCCGCAGATAGCGTAGAAGCCGAGATGTCGGCCTTTCTAGAGTGGTTTAACGGATCGCACGAACTGGATCCCCTCATCAAAGCAGCAATTGCCCATCTCTGGTTCGTGGCGATCCACCCTTTCGGCGATGGCAACGGCCGAATAACTCGTGCAATAGCTGACATGACGCTTGCACGCGGTGGTGGGGGCGTGCAGCGGCTCTACTCGATGTCGGCAGCAATCGAGCGATCCCGCATAGGGTATTATGAAGCACTGCAATCAATCACCAGCGTGGAAAGCCTCGACATCACAAGCTGGATCGAATGGTTCCTCGATCGTTTGGGCAACGCTGTCAGCGAGGCGCTGCTGACCCTCGACAACGTTATACTGAAAAATGATTTCTGGCATACGCATGCCGCAAGCGAACTTAATCCACGACAAGCCAAGGTCATCAACCGGCTGCTAGAGGGCAATTTTCAAGGTAAGCTCACATCAACAAAGTGGGCGAAATTGACGAACGCATCCCAAGACACAGCGTCTCGCGACATTGCAGACCTGATAGCGAAAGGCGTACTGCAAAAAGGCGAAGCTGGCGGACGCAGCACGGCCTACGAGTTGGTTCTGAACTTTTCTGCGAACCACCCTCCTCGACCCGGATAG
- a CDS encoding type II toxin-antitoxin system VapC family toxin, whose translation MILLDTNVISEPWKPAPDPAVLTWLDAQAIETLFISAISIAELRFGIASMPVGKRQAILHDRLESEVLPLFDGRILPFSVGTSHFYAALMADGRKSGKAIARADGYIAATAAENHLAVVTRDTSPFEAAGLRVINPWVA comes from the coding sequence ATGATCTTGCTAGACACTAATGTAATATCTGAGCCTTGGAAGCCAGCTCCTGACCCTGCCGTGCTGACTTGGCTGGATGCACAGGCAATCGAGACGCTGTTCATTTCCGCAATTTCCATTGCCGAACTTCGTTTCGGGATTGCCTCAATGCCTGTGGGCAAGCGTCAGGCAATTCTTCATGATCGTCTTGAAAGTGAAGTTCTTCCGCTCTTTGATGGACGTATTCTGCCCTTTAGTGTCGGTACCTCGCACTTTTATGCAGCGTTAATGGCCGACGGCCGAAAATCTGGAAAGGCAATCGCGCGGGCTGATGGATACATCGCTGCTACGGCAGCAGAAAACCATCTCGCGGTCGTAACGCGAGATACAAGCCCGTTCGAGGCAGCCGGATTGCGCGTTATTAATCCTTGGGTCGCCTAA